A genomic stretch from Oleomonas cavernae includes:
- a CDS encoding ABC transporter substrate-binding protein, producing MTVQPNIQGQAQANPVSEIWYTRCPVPTTSGIAQHFRWIHQEFERHGIKVESIRAAADQAVRNSHYSHTQPASFREGGNVPPIWTRANGQDTVVVGITWVDEEQLILVRPDSDIKTLADLKGRRFGVPKHDTKIVDIARGQDLRGLLTALDLAGLTPADVEFVNVAGGEFDLREQGERREGRRHGVVEALLAGTVDVIYAKGAVSAALVVKHGLHPIIDINANPDPFVRVNAGTPRPITVNRDLAVERPDIVARYLAILLKTAAWAKENPTAVVKAIAAETSSTEEIVRKGYGPELHLHFDVKLTEQYIAALRKQKDYLLEWGFLKEDFDFDGWILPGPLELARALAADDAIKITL from the coding sequence ATGACCGTTCAGCCCAACATCCAAGGCCAGGCCCAGGCCAACCCGGTATCCGAGATCTGGTACACCCGCTGCCCGGTGCCGACGACCTCGGGGATCGCCCAGCATTTCCGCTGGATCCACCAGGAGTTCGAGCGCCACGGCATCAAGGTGGAATCGATCCGCGCCGCCGCCGACCAGGCGGTGCGCAATTCCCATTACAGCCACACCCAGCCGGCCAGCTTCCGCGAGGGCGGCAACGTGCCGCCGATCTGGACCCGCGCCAACGGCCAGGACACGGTGGTGGTGGGCATCACCTGGGTCGACGAGGAACAGTTGATCCTGGTGCGCCCCGACAGCGACATCAAGACCCTGGCCGATCTCAAGGGCCGGCGTTTCGGTGTGCCCAAGCACGACACCAAGATCGTCGACATCGCCCGCGGCCAGGACCTGCGCGGCCTGCTCACCGCCCTCGACCTGGCGGGCCTGACCCCGGCCGACGTGGAATTCGTCAACGTCGCCGGCGGTGAGTTCGACCTGCGCGAACAGGGCGAGCGGCGCGAGGGACGCCGCCACGGCGTGGTCGAGGCGCTGCTGGCCGGCACCGTCGACGTGATCTATGCCAAGGGCGCGGTCAGCGCGGCGCTAGTCGTCAAACACGGCCTGCACCCGATCATCGACATCAACGCCAATCCCGATCCCTTCGTGCGGGTGAATGCCGGCACGCCGCGCCCGATCACGGTGAACCGCGACCTGGCGGTCGAACGGCCCGATATCGTGGCACGTTACCTCGCCATCCTGCTCAAGACCGCCGCCTGGGCCAAGGAAAACCCCACGGCGGTGGTCAAGGCCATCGCGGCCGAAACCTCCAGCACCGAGGAGATCGTGCGCAAGGGCTATGGCCCGGAATTGCACCTGCATTTCGACGTCAAGCTGACCGAGCAGTACATCGCAGCCTTACGCAAGCAGAAGGACTACCTGCTGGAATGGGGCTTCCTGAAGGAAGACTTCGATTTCGACGGCTGGATCCTGCCGGGGCCGCTGGAACTGGCCCGGGCGCTGGCCGCCGACGACGCCATCAAGATCACACTCTAA
- a CDS encoding LLM class flavin-dependent oxidoreductase yields MPVEFVGHVGSRAGSDVVPQSGPIVDKDYIRNLAQSAEASGFDRLLIGAFSTIPDNNQIAAYVFQHTKTLGTMLAHRTGFLPPTMGARQLATLDHFAEGRLGVHVITGGTDEDQQRDGDFLDHDERYARTDEYLDVLKRVWTSNEPFDHEGKYYRFKGAFSTVKPYRPSGIPIYFGGSSDAAIEVAGKHADTFALWGESLAQTRETIAKVRASAARFGRADKIRFTLAFRPIVARTEPEAWARADQILEKVKASVARGGNFSNRSNGKLPMNVGSVRLREAAAQGRILDKRLWTEVAAVSGAGGNSTALVGTAEQVAESILDYHDIGVNNFLVRCFYPEEDTVTYGREVIPLVRAEIARREAAPLQAKAS; encoded by the coding sequence ATGCCCGTTGAATTCGTCGGCCATGTCGGCAGCCGTGCCGGCTCGGACGTGGTGCCGCAGAGCGGCCCCATCGTCGACAAGGACTACATCCGCAACCTGGCCCAGAGCGCCGAGGCCTCGGGCTTCGACCGGCTGCTGATCGGGGCCTTCTCGACCATCCCCGACAACAACCAGATCGCCGCCTATGTCTTCCAGCACACCAAGACCCTGGGGACCATGCTGGCCCACCGCACCGGCTTCCTGCCGCCGACCATGGGTGCCCGCCAGCTCGCGACCCTGGATCATTTCGCCGAGGGACGCCTGGGGGTGCACGTCATCACCGGCGGCACCGACGAGGATCAGCAGCGCGACGGCGATTTTCTGGATCATGACGAGCGCTATGCCCGCACCGACGAATATCTCGATGTGCTCAAGCGGGTCTGGACCAGCAACGAGCCCTTCGATCACGAGGGCAAGTACTATCGCTTCAAGGGTGCCTTCTCGACCGTGAAGCCCTACCGCCCCTCGGGCATCCCGATCTATTTCGGCGGCTCGTCCGATGCCGCGATCGAGGTGGCGGGCAAACATGCCGACACCTTCGCCCTGTGGGGCGAGTCGCTGGCCCAGACGCGCGAGACCATTGCCAAGGTGCGCGCCTCGGCCGCCCGCTTCGGCCGGGCCGACAAGATCCGCTTCACCCTGGCCTTCCGCCCCATCGTGGCGCGGACCGAACCGGAGGCCTGGGCCCGTGCCGACCAGATCCTGGAGAAGGTGAAGGCTAGCGTCGCCAGGGGCGGCAACTTCAGCAACCGCAGCAATGGCAAGCTGCCGATGAATGTCGGCTCCGTCCGCCTGCGCGAGGCCGCCGCTCAGGGCCGCATCCTCGACAAGCGCCTGTGGACCGAGGTCGCCGCGGTCAGCGGGGCCGGGGGCAATTCGACCGCGCTGGTCGGCACGGCCGAGCAGGTCGCGGAATCGATCCTCGATTACCACGACATCGGCGTGAACAATTTTCTGGTGCGCTGCTTCTACCCGGAAGAAGACACGGTGACCTATGGCCGCGAGGTGATCCCCCTGGTCCGGGCCGAGATCGCCCGGCGCGAAGCCGCACCGTTGCAGGCAAAGGCAAGCTGA
- a CDS encoding LLM class flavin-dependent oxidoreductase → MTALPQQAPPPVQLTPADFPDSPLSKAFRQPLMLGVFLNLQDIKFSGLPSTSTWTFDYNAAVVQRAEALGFELAFSRTQWLPKGGYDGEASLDAFVALGAMAAVTKTIMLISTMHVLYGPLHPLHIAKYGATLDHIAKGRWGINIVTGHRAIEHEMFGWQRIEHDERYVLAAELFDVVQRLWSEDENYSFEGKSPWKVVNGFITPKPLYGRPVLVNATGSDAGIDFAARYSDIVFITSPGGSHIDSALETLPAHTARIKQAARSIGREIKTLINPVIVSRDTERETEEYANAIVAHAYGPNGRGNGNRQHDSDAHAWRGRQDAKNKPGRGLGGNIEIVGTPEQVVEQLVALKKTGIDGVQLGFYDFAPDLDYFGERILPLLEQAGVRL, encoded by the coding sequence ATGACCGCACTCCCCCAACAGGCCCCGCCGCCCGTCCAACTCACCCCGGCGGATTTCCCCGACAGCCCGCTGTCGAAGGCGTTCCGCCAGCCCCTGATGCTGGGCGTGTTCCTGAACCTGCAGGATATCAAGTTCTCGGGCCTGCCCAGCACCTCGACCTGGACCTTCGACTACAATGCCGCAGTGGTGCAGAGGGCGGAGGCTCTGGGCTTCGAGCTGGCCTTCAGCCGTACCCAATGGCTGCCCAAGGGCGGCTACGACGGCGAGGCGTCGCTCGATGCCTTCGTCGCCCTGGGGGCGATGGCGGCAGTCACCAAGACGATCATGCTGATCTCCACCATGCATGTGCTCTATGGCCCGCTGCACCCGCTGCACATCGCCAAGTACGGCGCCACCCTGGATCACATCGCCAAGGGTCGCTGGGGCATCAATATCGTCACCGGCCACCGGGCGATCGAGCACGAGATGTTCGGCTGGCAGCGCATTGAGCACGACGAGCGCTATGTCCTGGCGGCAGAACTGTTCGACGTGGTCCAGCGCCTGTGGAGCGAGGACGAGAACTACTCCTTCGAGGGCAAGTCGCCGTGGAAGGTGGTGAACGGGTTCATTACCCCCAAGCCGCTCTACGGCCGGCCGGTGCTGGTCAATGCCACGGGCTCGGACGCCGGCATCGATTTCGCCGCGCGCTATTCCGACATCGTCTTCATCACCAGCCCCGGTGGCTCGCACATCGACAGTGCCTTGGAAACCCTGCCGGCCCACACCGCCCGCATCAAGCAGGCGGCGCGCAGCATCGGCCGCGAGATCAAGACCCTAATCAACCCGGTCATCGTCAGCCGCGATACCGAGCGCGAGACGGAAGAATATGCCAACGCCATCGTCGCCCACGCCTATGGCCCCAACGGACGGGGCAACGGCAACCGGCAGCATGACAGCGACGCCCACGCCTGGCGCGGCCGCCAGGATGCCAAAAACAAGCCGGGTCGGGGCCTGGGCGGCAATATCGAGATCGTCGGCACGCCCGAGCAGGTGGTCGAGCAACTGGTCGCCCTGAAGAAGACCGGCATCGACGGCGTACAGCTCGGCTTCTACGACTTCGCGCCCGATCTCGATTATTTCGGCGAGCGCATCCTGCCGCTCCTGGAACAGGCGGGGGTGCGGCTATGA
- a CDS encoding aldo/keto reductase, giving the protein MTEYRSLGRTGTKVSPLCLGTMMFGGPTDEATAGRITAKAKEQGVNFIDTADGYSGGASEEVVGRLIKAERDWWVLATKFVNPRSQVDPNRRGASRKWVIKTVEESLKRLGTDYIDLLYLHREDHVTAIEETVGALGDLIRQGKILHYGLSNHRAWKLAEFSRTADALNVPRPAASQPLYNLANRQIEVEHLPAAEYYGLGVVPYSPLARGVLTGKYDPNLPPPEGTRAGRNDKRIHQTEWRPESLQLAQRIKEHAASRGITPGQFALAWVLNNRLITAAITGPRTLEQWDDYLPALQYRFTEEDEAVVDSLVVTGHPSTPGFNDPSHPFFGRQPRHAA; this is encoded by the coding sequence ATGACCGAATACCGTTCCCTGGGCCGCACCGGCACCAAGGTCTCGCCGCTCTGCCTCGGCACCATGATGTTCGGCGGCCCGACCGACGAGGCCACCGCCGGCCGCATCACCGCCAAGGCCAAGGAGCAGGGCGTCAACTTTATCGATACCGCCGACGGCTACAGCGGCGGCGCATCCGAGGAAGTGGTCGGCCGCCTGATCAAGGCCGAGCGCGACTGGTGGGTGCTGGCGACTAAGTTCGTCAACCCGCGCAGCCAGGTCGACCCCAATCGCCGCGGCGCCAGCCGCAAGTGGGTGATCAAGACCGTCGAGGAAAGCTTGAAGCGCCTCGGCACCGATTACATCGACCTGCTCTATCTCCACCGCGAGGACCACGTCACCGCGATCGAGGAGACCGTGGGCGCCCTGGGCGACCTGATCCGCCAGGGCAAGATCCTGCACTACGGCCTCTCCAACCACCGGGCCTGGAAGCTGGCGGAGTTCAGCCGCACGGCCGATGCACTCAATGTGCCGCGCCCGGCGGCCAGCCAGCCGCTCTATAACCTCGCCAATCGCCAGATCGAGGTCGAACACCTGCCGGCCGCCGAATACTACGGCTTAGGGGTCGTGCCCTACAGCCCGCTGGCGCGCGGCGTGCTGACCGGCAAGTACGATCCCAACCTGCCGCCGCCGGAAGGCACGCGGGCGGGGCGCAACGACAAGCGCATCCACCAGACCGAATGGCGCCCGGAATCGCTGCAACTGGCCCAGCGCATCAAGGAACACGCGGCTTCGCGCGGCATTACGCCTGGCCAGTTCGCGCTCGCCTGGGTGCTGAACAACCGGCTGATCACCGCGGCGATCACCGGCCCGCGCACCCTGGAGCAGTGGGACGATTACCTCCCCGCGCTCCAGTACCGCTTCACGGAAGAAGACGAGGCCGTGGTCGACAGCCTGGTGGTGACGGGGCATCCCTCGACGCCGGGCTTCAACGACCCCAGTCATCCCTTCTTCGGCCGCCAGCCGCGCCACGCGGCGTAA
- a CDS encoding 2Fe-2S iron-sulfur cluster-binding protein — MKMHLRLHRPDRPGELVSFDLPPPAQAGIAAEDWAGISVSAALQYLQRAVDPALGYALSCRRGLCNICAMKIDGEVVTACTTPMHDGILVEPARDSLALRDTVVELSLVRRARVLSPAEQADPKEPHHAR, encoded by the coding sequence ATGAAAATGCACCTGCGCCTTCACCGTCCGGACCGCCCCGGCGAGCTGGTCAGCTTCGACCTGCCGCCGCCGGCGCAGGCGGGCATTGCCGCTGAAGATTGGGCCGGCATCAGCGTCAGCGCCGCCCTGCAGTACCTGCAGCGCGCGGTCGACCCGGCGCTGGGCTATGCCCTGTCGTGCCGGCGCGGCCTTTGCAACATCTGCGCGATGAAGATCGACGGCGAGGTGGTGACCGCCTGCACGACGCCGATGCATGACGGGATCCTGGTGGAGCCCGCCCGCGACAGCCTGGCGCTGCGCGACACCGTGGTCGAGCTCAGCCTCGTCCGCCGCGCCCGCGTCCTCTCTCCCGCCGAACAAGCAGACCCAAAGGAACCGCACCATGCCCGTTGA
- a CDS encoding TonB-dependent receptor plug domain-containing protein: MLTSKSPRVRAGLAAYGDRALLLGAAFSFLLASGTYSHVMAQDTEQAADDDTLTGTVDDVVVTGTRVQSRTVGESTSPITVIGGDELRATGKQNLRDALNELDTSFRNSAGFSGQTGIAVRRAALRGLSADQTLILVNGKRRHSTALIFTAGQTSVGASPVDLDLIPTSLVAHIEILRDGAAAQYGSDAIAGVINIILKENAEGGDANITLGRYLDSNNQKHGYGPTAQLSINQGFEIGDGGFFSLGGDIDIHGFTNVAGPAPRESPGGVDYNIYPGGGTDPRETSVTRYRQILGLPKGQTYNIGYNAELPVTFGDQAKLYSFSTFGHRYSQGWGTFRNPNSPQNVRAVYPDGFEPQFVVEEDDYQITAGLKGGAAGGLFWDLSTTFGQSRANVRNENSLNPSFGPASPRDLDNGWLISTEWTTNLDLSQELATGAFEKPLNVAGGFEFRYNRFQEKEGEYHSWADGGYENPDFPAGSQGHFPLPGSAGMAGFAPENAGNYDRNNVATYLDFDQNLTSDWNVSIAGRYESYSDFGETVSGKASSRYQIFDWIAARATVSNGFRAPSLQQQFYGSSLPAYGTDPVTGVPNQLRYTRYVPSTSSLGMLLGGEPLQPETSRNYSVGLILNPLEHLNVTLDLYQIDIDDRITSITLQASQIAPILAANGLETNQNVSYFTNAVNTRTRGLDIKADYVTDFDDYGVIKWSLQSTFNRHKVTGIADNPPELAGINLQQVTRNTIGNLTVANPKNVTALSAAWLIDDFTVNVRETRYSEVRGLNALDPARDEVVRPAFITDLSVGYNVTDQVTFTLGGNNIFNVKPDQLPEAAIWTSGGALLYGFPAVGPNYSFYSPYGVYGGFYYARLSLTW; the protein is encoded by the coding sequence ATGTTGACGTCTAAAAGCCCGCGCGTGCGCGCAGGGTTGGCCGCCTATGGCGACCGAGCGCTCCTGCTCGGTGCCGCCTTCTCCTTCCTGCTGGCCAGCGGGACCTACAGCCATGTGATGGCGCAAGACACCGAACAGGCCGCCGATGACGACACGCTGACCGGCACGGTCGACGACGTGGTGGTCACCGGCACCCGCGTGCAAAGCCGCACGGTGGGCGAAAGCACCTCGCCGATCACCGTGATTGGCGGTGACGAGCTGCGGGCCACTGGCAAGCAGAATCTGCGCGATGCGCTCAACGAGCTCGATACCTCGTTCCGCAACAGCGCCGGCTTCTCGGGCCAGACCGGCATCGCCGTGCGCCGCGCCGCTTTGCGCGGGCTGAGCGCCGACCAGACGCTGATCCTCGTGAATGGCAAGCGGCGCCATTCGACCGCCCTGATCTTCACGGCCGGTCAAACCTCCGTCGGCGCCTCCCCGGTTGATCTCGACCTGATTCCAACCTCGCTGGTGGCGCACATCGAAATTCTGCGCGACGGTGCCGCGGCCCAGTATGGCTCGGATGCGATCGCCGGGGTTATCAACATCATTCTGAAGGAGAATGCGGAAGGCGGGGACGCCAATATCACGCTGGGGCGCTATCTGGACTCCAACAATCAGAAACACGGGTACGGTCCTACCGCCCAGCTGTCGATCAATCAGGGTTTCGAGATTGGCGACGGCGGCTTCTTCAGCCTGGGCGGCGATATCGACATCCACGGCTTTACCAACGTCGCCGGCCCGGCGCCACGGGAGAGCCCCGGCGGCGTCGACTACAACATCTACCCGGGTGGCGGTACCGATCCGCGCGAGACCAGCGTCACCCGCTATCGTCAAATTCTCGGCCTGCCAAAAGGCCAAACCTACAACATCGGCTACAACGCGGAACTGCCGGTCACCTTTGGCGACCAGGCGAAACTCTACTCCTTCAGCACCTTTGGCCATCGCTACTCGCAGGGTTGGGGCACCTTCCGCAACCCCAACTCGCCGCAGAACGTGAGGGCGGTATATCCCGATGGTTTCGAGCCGCAATTCGTCGTCGAGGAAGACGACTATCAAATAACGGCGGGATTGAAGGGTGGTGCGGCCGGCGGCTTGTTCTGGGACCTCAGCACGACCTTCGGCCAAAGCCGTGCCAATGTTCGTAACGAGAATTCGCTGAACCCCTCCTTCGGGCCGGCCAGCCCGCGCGATCTCGACAATGGCTGGCTGATCTCGACCGAATGGACAACCAACCTGGACCTTTCGCAAGAGCTGGCGACCGGCGCTTTTGAAAAGCCACTGAACGTCGCGGGCGGGTTCGAGTTCCGCTACAACCGCTTCCAGGAAAAGGAAGGCGAATATCATTCCTGGGCTGACGGTGGCTATGAAAACCCAGACTTCCCCGCGGGCAGTCAAGGTCACTTTCCGTTGCCCGGTTCCGCCGGCATGGCCGGCTTTGCGCCGGAAAATGCCGGTAACTACGATCGTAATAACGTCGCCACCTATCTGGATTTCGACCAGAATTTGACATCGGACTGGAACGTCTCCATCGCTGGCCGGTATGAAAGCTATTCCGACTTTGGCGAAACGGTCAGCGGGAAGGCTTCCAGCCGCTACCAGATATTTGATTGGATTGCAGCACGAGCCACCGTCAGCAACGGCTTCCGTGCGCCGAGCCTGCAACAGCAATTCTATGGTTCGTCGCTTCCCGCCTACGGAACAGATCCGGTTACCGGCGTGCCCAACCAGCTTCGGTACACGAGATACGTTCCGTCTACTTCATCCCTGGGGATGCTGTTGGGCGGTGAGCCGCTGCAGCCGGAGACCTCGCGCAACTACAGCGTCGGTTTGATTCTCAACCCGCTCGAGCACCTGAACGTAACGCTGGATCTCTATCAGATCGACATCGATGACCGGATCACGTCGATCACCTTGCAGGCCTCCCAAATCGCACCGATCCTGGCGGCAAACGGCCTCGAAACAAATCAGAATGTTTCCTACTTCACGAATGCCGTCAACACGAGAACCCGCGGCCTCGACATCAAGGCCGACTACGTCACAGATTTCGATGACTACGGCGTGATCAAATGGTCGCTGCAGAGCACATTCAACAGGCATAAAGTGACCGGCATCGCGGACAACCCGCCCGAACTTGCGGGTATCAACCTGCAACAGGTCACCCGGAACACCATCGGCAATCTCACGGTCGCCAACCCGAAAAATGTGACGGCGCTTTCGGCGGCATGGTTGATCGACGACTTCACGGTGAATGTCCGCGAAACGCGCTATTCGGAAGTGCGCGGGCTGAACGCGCTCGATCCGGCGCGCGACGAGGTGGTGCGACCGGCCTTCATCACGGATCTGTCGGTGGGCTATAACGTCACTGATCAGGTTACGTTCACGCTGGGCGGCAACAACATCTTCAACGTGAAGCCTGATCAATTGCCCGAAGCCGCCATTTGGACTTCCGGCGGCGCGCTGCTCTACGGCTTCCCGGCCGTCGGGCCGAACTACAGCTTCTATTCACCCTACGGCGTCTACGGCGGCTTCTACTACGCTCGCCTCTCGTTGACCTGGTAA
- a CDS encoding ABC transporter substrate-binding protein, producing the protein MTGPSRRLVLAGLAAVPLAARHALADIAPAAPVRGGQLIVGVFPEPPLLTSAITTAGATQAVSGKIFDGLLAVDLDLKPQPSLATSWEVAPDGLTLTFKLRPGVTWHDGKPFTSADVAFSALEVWKKFHGRGRSTYANVTAVETPDPLTAIFKLSRPAPYIIAALVGAESPVIPRHLYEGTDILTNPHNTAPIGTGAFRFVQWERGNYLVLERNPTYWNQPKPYLDRVIYRFLPDPAANMNALETGEVQLITSNLLYNDIGRLIQNPEIEAVRRDSPYSSTVSAFELNLERPLFQDLRVRQAFAHAIDKDFIVKNIQYGYATAVNGPIPPDMPEFYTADVPLYPFDLRKAEELLDAAGHKRGADGVRFTITHDPAPTGPIYLRSAELIRDTFEKIGVKVVIRNQDFPSFLRRVYTDREFDTIHYGAQTGPDPAIGTQRYYWSGSFARGVAFSNGSAYNSPVVDKLLLDAQAELDPKVRRDLYVRFQQQVQIDLPRIPTVAAQAVVLKRRNVKNLVTTGDGVLGNFADVFIA; encoded by the coding sequence ATGACCGGCCCCTCGCGTCGCCTCGTCCTGGCCGGCCTGGCGGCGGTCCCCTTGGCCGCCCGCCACGCCTTGGCCGATATCGCCCCGGCGGCACCGGTGCGCGGCGGGCAGTTGATCGTCGGCGTCTTTCCCGAGCCGCCGTTGCTCACCTCCGCCATCACCACGGCGGGTGCCACCCAGGCGGTATCGGGCAAGATCTTCGACGGCCTGCTGGCGGTCGATCTCGACCTGAAGCCCCAGCCCAGCCTGGCGACGAGCTGGGAGGTGGCGCCCGACGGCTTGACCTTGACCTTCAAGCTGCGCCCGGGTGTCACCTGGCACGACGGCAAGCCCTTCACCTCGGCCGATGTCGCCTTCTCGGCGCTGGAAGTGTGGAAGAAATTCCACGGCCGCGGCCGTTCGACCTATGCCAATGTGACCGCAGTCGAAACACCCGATCCGCTGACCGCGATCTTCAAGCTCAGCCGCCCGGCGCCCTACATCATTGCCGCCCTGGTGGGCGCTGAATCGCCCGTGATCCCCCGGCACCTCTACGAGGGCACGGACATCCTGACCAACCCGCACAATACCGCCCCCATCGGCACCGGCGCCTTCCGCTTCGTGCAGTGGGAACGCGGCAACTACCTGGTTCTGGAACGCAACCCGACCTACTGGAACCAGCCCAAGCCTTACCTCGACCGGGTGATCTACCGCTTCCTGCCCGACCCGGCCGCCAACATGAACGCGCTGGAAACGGGGGAGGTGCAGCTCATCACCTCCAACCTGCTCTACAACGATATCGGGCGGCTGATCCAGAACCCGGAGATCGAGGCAGTACGGCGGGATTCGCCCTATTCGTCGACCGTGTCGGCCTTCGAGCTGAACCTCGAGCGCCCGCTGTTCCAGGACCTGCGGGTGCGCCAGGCCTTCGCCCATGCGATCGACAAGGACTTCATCGTCAAGAACATCCAGTACGGCTATGCCACGGCGGTGAACGGGCCGATCCCGCCGGACATGCCGGAATTCTATACCGCCGATGTCCCGCTCTATCCCTTCGATCTGCGCAAGGCCGAAGAATTGCTGGACGCCGCCGGCCACAAGCGGGGCGCTGACGGGGTGCGCTTCACCATCACCCACGATCCGGCACCCACCGGGCCGATCTACCTGCGCAGTGCCGAGCTGATCCGCGACACCTTCGAAAAGATCGGGGTGAAGGTGGTCATCCGCAACCAGGATTTCCCCTCGTTCCTGCGCCGGGTCTACACAGACCGGGAATTCGACACGATCCACTACGGCGCCCAGACCGGGCCGGACCCGGCGATCGGCACTCAGCGCTATTACTGGTCGGGCAGCTTTGCCCGCGGCGTCGCCTTCTCCAACGGCTCAGCCTACAACAGCCCGGTCGTCGACAAGCTGTTGCTGGATGCCCAGGCGGAACTGGACCCCAAGGTCCGGCGCGACCTCTATGTCCGCTTCCAGCAGCAGGTGCAGATCGACCTGCCGCGCATCCCCACCGTCGCGGCCCAGGCCGTGGTGCTGAAGCGGCGTAACGTCAAAAATCTCGTCACCACCGGCGACGGCGTGCTCGGCAATTTTGCCGACGTCTTTATCGCGTGA
- a CDS encoding FAD-dependent oxidoreductase → MSDWDVIIVGAGAAGLAAAWAARAEGASVLVVNKGLVGRSGATITSGGGISVAGQTLISLGLAGDPDDTEEKFLNDTIRAGSFVNDQHLVESMVVNVGAELKVFLDRGNKVTVSKKPPGHSSGRGVRIPGVDMQRVMTQAAVQAGARFREDFQSVGLLRHDDGVVGVAGLDRRTGEVEAIHGRTVVLATGGTTSNWRLRTAPEELTGDGHAMALAAGAELIEMEMLQFLPCCLVAPDIWRGLQFPWIIGPQGGYRAWLLNRFGERFMANWDPVRMELSTRDMVSAASATEVLEGRGSPNGGVYLSWAHLPRDIVDNLPRHSPSIGKDWRWEGFDMTPLVDQIRAGRAIEVAPAAHFSIGGIRINTAGETGVPGLFAGGEATGGLHGGNRLSGSAGAQILVQGSAAGRSAAKAARGNKVGAPAQNWAYLKDRIEAPFRRENGVVPLEVKQRLTGLAEAALGAVRTGPALEKALAEVRDIGATVVGELSSRNRDRVWNRDWSDALEVQAAVPVLESALLSALGRSYSVGAHQRHDWKGGKPSALHHGFVGQVGETLAYHSASVEFPFLSPASP, encoded by the coding sequence ATGAGCGACTGGGATGTTATCATCGTCGGCGCCGGCGCCGCCGGCCTTGCCGCGGCTTGGGCGGCACGGGCGGAAGGCGCCAGCGTGCTGGTGGTCAACAAGGGGCTGGTCGGCCGCTCCGGCGCCACCATCACGTCCGGAGGCGGCATTTCCGTCGCCGGGCAGACCCTGATTTCATTGGGCTTGGCCGGCGACCCGGACGATACCGAGGAGAAATTTCTCAACGATACCATCCGCGCCGGCTCGTTCGTGAACGACCAGCATCTGGTCGAATCCATGGTGGTCAATGTCGGGGCCGAGCTGAAGGTCTTCCTCGACCGGGGCAACAAGGTCACGGTCAGCAAAAAGCCGCCGGGCCATTCCAGCGGCCGGGGCGTGCGCATTCCCGGCGTCGACATGCAACGGGTGATGACCCAGGCGGCGGTCCAGGCCGGTGCCCGCTTCCGCGAGGATTTCCAGTCGGTCGGGCTGCTGCGCCATGACGACGGCGTGGTCGGCGTCGCCGGCCTCGACCGGCGCACCGGCGAGGTCGAGGCGATCCATGGGCGAACCGTGGTGCTGGCGACCGGCGGCACCACCTCGAACTGGCGCCTGCGCACGGCGCCCGAGGAGCTGACCGGCGACGGCCATGCCATGGCGCTGGCGGCCGGGGCCGAACTGATCGAAATGGAAATGCTCCAGTTCCTGCCCTGCTGCCTGGTGGCGCCGGACATCTGGCGCGGCCTGCAGTTCCCCTGGATCATCGGGCCGCAGGGGGGCTATCGCGCCTGGCTGCTGAACCGTTTCGGCGAACGCTTCATGGCCAACTGGGACCCGGTGCGCATGGAACTGTCCACGCGCGACATGGTCTCCGCCGCCAGCGCCACCGAAGTGCTGGAGGGCAGGGGCAGCCCCAACGGCGGCGTCTATCTCTCCTGGGCGCACCTGCCGCGCGACATCGTCGACAACCTGCCGCGGCACTCGCCTTCGATCGGCAAGGACTGGCGCTGGGAAGGCTTCGACATGACGCCGCTGGTCGACCAGATCCGTGCCGGCCGCGCGATCGAGGTGGCGCCGGCGGCGCATTTCTCGATCGGCGGCATCCGCATCAACACGGCGGGCGAAACCGGCGTGCCCGGCCTCTTCGCCGGGGGCGAGGCGACCGGCGGCCTGCATGGCGGCAATCGCCTCTCGGGCAGCGCCGGCGCCCAGATCCTGGTCCAGGGCTCGGCCGCCGGCCGGTCGGCGGCCAAGGCGGCGCGTGGCAACAAGGTCGGCGCGCCGGCTCAGAACTGGGCCTATCTGAAAGACCGGATCGAGGCGCCGTTCCGCCGCGAGAATGGTGTGGTCCCGCTGGAGGTCAAGCAGCGTCTGACGGGCCTGGCCGAAGCCGCCCTGGGCGCGGTGCGCACCGGGCCGGCCCTGGAAAAGGCGCTGGCCGAGGTGCGCGACATCGGTGCGACCGTGGTGGGCGAGCTCAGCAGCCGCAACCGCGACCGCGTGTGGAACCGCGACTGGTCCGACGCGCTGGAAGTCCAGGCGGCGGTGCCGGTGCTGGAATCCGCCTTGCTGTCGGCCCTGGGCCGGTCCTATTCAGTCGGCGCCCATCAGCGCCACGACTGGAAGGGTGGGAAACCCAGCGCGTTGCATCACGGCTTCGTCGGCCAAGTCGGCGAGACGCTGGCCTATCATTCGGCGTCGGTCGAATTCCCCTTCCTGTCGCCGGCCTCTCCATGA